One region of Streptomyces leeuwenhoekii genomic DNA includes:
- a CDS encoding GNAT family N-acetyltransferase translates to MSLVRRAVPGDAGEVLRLRQVMIDSMAAAPGSTEWQAASLPILREKLADADGDFAAFVVDHPRRPGALAALVAGTLEYRIGRAGNPRGLIGYVFSVATDPGARRRGHARACMAELLEWFRERGAGHVMLTASADAEPLYRSLGFTRDSDPSMRLYL, encoded by the coding sequence ATGAGTCTCGTACGCCGTGCCGTGCCCGGGGACGCCGGGGAAGTCCTGCGTCTGCGCCAGGTGATGATCGACTCCATGGCGGCCGCGCCCGGGTCCACCGAGTGGCAGGCTGCCTCCCTGCCAATCCTGCGGGAGAAACTGGCCGACGCGGACGGGGACTTCGCCGCGTTCGTCGTGGACCATCCGCGGCGGCCCGGGGCGCTGGCGGCACTCGTGGCCGGGACGCTGGAGTACCGGATCGGCCGGGCGGGCAACCCGCGCGGGCTGATCGGGTACGTCTTCAGCGTCGCGACCGACCCCGGGGCGCGGCGGCGCGGCCACGCCCGGGCCTGCATGGCGGAGCTCCTGGAGTGGTTCCGCGAGCGGGGCGCCGGGCACGTGATGCTGACCGCCTCCGCCGACGCCGAGCCGCTGTACCGGTCGCTGGGTTTCACCCGGGACTCCGACCCCTCGATGCGGCTGTACCTGTGA
- a CDS encoding MFS transporter — protein MTSQTTIDTTGPGDQAPTAPSGKTPAKGLRGHPWFTLITVAVGVMMVALDGTIVAIANPAIASDLGATFAEVQWITNAYFLALAVSLITAGKLGDRFGHRQTFLIGVVGFAAASGAIGMSDSIALVIVFRVLQGLFGALLMPAALGLLRATFSADKLNMAIGIWGMVIGASTAGGPILGGVLVEHVNWQSVFFINVPVGVLAVVLGVMILLDHRAENAPRSFDILGIALLSAAMFCLVWALIKAPEWGWGNGTTWTFVLASVVGFALFALWETKVKEPLIPLALFRSVPLSAGVVLMVLMAIAFLGGLFFVTFYLQNVHGMSPVDAGLHLLPLTGMMIVGSPLAGALITKAGPRVPLAGGMALTAIAMYGMSTLDTDTGGAAMALWFALLGLGLAPVMVGATEVIVGNAPMELSGVAGGLQQAAMQIGGSLGTAVLGAVMASKVESDLPGNWAGAGLPPLTPEQAGQASEAVQVGVAPVTQGTPEPVAAKITEVAHDTFISGMSLASLVAAGVAVAAVLVALLTKRGENAEAGAGLGHI, from the coding sequence ATGACTAGTCAGACCACCATTGACACGACGGGGCCGGGGGACCAGGCACCAACTGCCCCGTCGGGCAAGACGCCGGCCAAGGGGCTGCGCGGCCATCCGTGGTTCACCCTCATCACCGTCGCGGTCGGGGTGATGATGGTGGCCCTCGACGGCACCATCGTCGCCATCGCCAACCCGGCCATCGCCAGCGACCTCGGCGCCACCTTCGCCGAGGTGCAGTGGATCACCAACGCCTACTTCCTCGCCCTCGCGGTCTCCCTGATCACCGCGGGCAAGCTCGGTGACCGCTTCGGCCACCGGCAGACCTTCCTCATAGGCGTCGTCGGCTTCGCCGCCGCCTCCGGGGCCATCGGGATGTCCGACAGCATCGCGCTGGTCATCGTCTTCCGTGTCCTCCAGGGCCTGTTCGGCGCGCTGCTGATGCCGGCCGCGCTCGGCCTGCTGCGGGCCACCTTCTCCGCCGACAAGCTGAACATGGCCATCGGCATCTGGGGCATGGTCATCGGGGCCTCCACCGCGGGCGGCCCCATCCTCGGCGGCGTGCTGGTCGAGCACGTCAACTGGCAGTCGGTGTTCTTCATCAACGTGCCGGTCGGTGTCCTCGCCGTCGTCCTCGGTGTCATGATCCTGCTCGACCACCGGGCCGAGAACGCTCCGCGCTCCTTCGACATCCTCGGCATCGCGCTGCTGTCGGCCGCGATGTTCTGCCTGGTCTGGGCCCTGATCAAGGCCCCGGAGTGGGGCTGGGGCAACGGCACGACGTGGACCTTCGTCCTCGCCTCCGTGGTGGGCTTCGCGCTCTTCGCCCTCTGGGAGACGAAGGTGAAGGAGCCGCTGATCCCGCTCGCGCTGTTCCGCTCCGTGCCGCTGTCGGCGGGTGTGGTGCTGATGGTCCTGATGGCCATCGCCTTCCTGGGCGGTCTGTTCTTCGTCACCTTCTATCTGCAGAACGTGCACGGCATGAGCCCGGTCGACGCCGGTCTCCATCTGCTGCCGCTCACCGGCATGATGATCGTCGGCTCCCCGCTCGCGGGCGCGCTGATCACCAAGGCCGGGCCCCGGGTCCCGCTGGCCGGCGGCATGGCGCTCACCGCGATCGCCATGTACGGCATGTCGACGCTGGACACGGACACCGGCGGCGCGGCCATGGCGCTCTGGTTCGCCCTGCTGGGCCTCGGCCTCGCGCCCGTCATGGTCGGCGCGACCGAGGTCATCGTCGGCAACGCGCCGATGGAGCTGTCGGGCGTGGCGGGCGGCCTCCAGCAGGCGGCCATGCAGATCGGCGGCAGCCTCGGTACGGCCGTGCTGGGCGCCGTGATGGCCTCCAAGGTCGAGAGCGACCTGCCCGGGAACTGGGCCGGCGCGGGGCTTCCGCCGCTGACCCCGGAACAGGCGGGCCAGGCGTCCGAGGCCGTGCAGGTCGGTGTGGCGCCGGTGACGCAGGGGACACCGGAGCCGGTCGCCGCGAAGATCACGGAGGTGGCGCACGACACCTTCATCTCCGGTATGAGCCTGGCCTCGCTCGTCGCCGCCGGGGTCGCCGTGGCGGCGGTCCTGGTCGCGCTGCTCACCAAGCGCGGGGAGAACGCGGAGGCCGGGGCGGGCCTCGGCCACATCTGA
- the fasR gene encoding fatty acid biosynthesis transcriptional regulator FasR, which yields MPEPETSRTERAAHPAHPHAATLKRLERSSGSLAAQAIARMDETLPWYRAMPPENRSWIGLVAQAGIAAFTEWFRHPEAPQAISTDVFGTAPRELTRAITLRQTVEMVRTTIEVMESAIDEVAAPGDESVLREALLVYAREIAFATAQVYAQAAEARGAWDARLESLVVNAVLSGEADEGAVSRAAALGWNSPEHVCVVLGTAPDGDSELTVEAIRRAARHAKLQVLTGVLGDRLVVVAGGSDNPLAVAKSLIGPFAQGPVVAGPVVPDLQAATRSAQAAAAGLKACSAWQDAPRPVLADDLLPERAMAGDPSAREQLVEEIYRPLEEAGAALLETLSVYLEQASSLEGAARMLFVHPNTVRYRLRRVTDVTGWSPSDVRSAFTLRIALILGRLADGDTQT from the coding sequence GTGCCCGAACCCGAAACCAGCAGGACCGAACGCGCCGCGCACCCCGCCCATCCGCACGCCGCCACCCTGAAGCGGCTGGAGCGGTCCTCCGGATCCCTCGCCGCGCAGGCCATCGCGCGGATGGACGAGACGCTGCCCTGGTACCGGGCCATGCCTCCGGAGAACCGTTCCTGGATCGGGCTGGTCGCCCAGGCGGGCATCGCCGCCTTCACCGAGTGGTTCCGGCACCCCGAGGCCCCGCAGGCCATCTCCACCGACGTCTTCGGGACCGCGCCGCGGGAGCTGACCCGGGCCATCACGCTGCGGCAGACCGTGGAGATGGTGCGGACCACGATCGAGGTCATGGAATCCGCGATCGACGAGGTGGCCGCGCCGGGGGACGAGTCGGTGCTGCGCGAGGCGCTGCTCGTGTACGCCCGCGAGATCGCCTTCGCCACCGCGCAGGTGTACGCCCAGGCCGCCGAGGCACGCGGTGCCTGGGACGCGCGGCTGGAGTCCCTGGTGGTGAACGCGGTGCTGAGCGGGGAGGCCGACGAGGGCGCGGTGTCCCGGGCCGCCGCGCTGGGCTGGAACTCCCCGGAGCATGTGTGCGTGGTGCTGGGCACGGCACCCGACGGCGACTCGGAGCTGACCGTGGAGGCGATCCGGCGGGCCGCCCGGCACGCCAAGCTCCAGGTGCTGACGGGGGTGCTCGGGGACCGGCTGGTGGTCGTGGCGGGCGGCAGCGACAATCCGCTGGCGGTCGCCAAGTCGCTGATCGGGCCGTTCGCGCAGGGACCGGTCGTCGCCGGCCCCGTCGTGCCGGACCTGCAGGCCGCGACCCGGTCCGCGCAGGCCGCCGCGGCCGGGCTCAAGGCGTGCTCGGCCTGGCAGGACGCGCCGCGCCCGGTGCTTGCGGACGATCTGCTGCCGGAGCGCGCCATGGCCGGAGACCCGTCGGCGCGCGAGCAGCTGGTGGAGGAGATCTACAGACCGCTCGAGGAGGCCGGGGCCGCGCTCCTGGAGACGCTCAGTGTCTATCTGGAGCAGGCGAGCAGTCTGGAGGGGGCCGCGCGGATGCTCTTCGTTCACCCCAACACCGTGCGCTACCGGCTCCGACGTGTGACTGACGTCACCGGATGGTCGCCCTCCGATGTACGCTCGGCGTTCACGCTGCGGATCGCGCTGATCCTGGGGCGCCTGGCCGATGGGGATACGCAAACCTAG
- a CDS encoding MerR family transcriptional regulator — translation MTVTETTTTRAGGCAGPPQGSRRPDGQDRYTISEVAALTGLTAHTLRWYERIGLMPHIDRSHTGQRRYRNRDLDWLDLVGKLRLTGMPVADMVRYAELVREGDHTYAERFALLKATREDVLARITELQGTLAVLDRKINFYADAGRALASERSR, via the coding sequence ATGACGGTGACGGAGACCACGACCACCCGGGCCGGCGGCTGCGCCGGGCCGCCCCAGGGGAGCCGGCGTCCGGACGGGCAGGACAGGTACACGATCAGTGAGGTCGCCGCCCTCACCGGCCTGACGGCGCACACCCTGCGCTGGTACGAGCGGATCGGCCTGATGCCGCACATCGACCGGTCGCACACCGGTCAGCGCCGCTACCGCAACCGCGACCTCGACTGGCTCGACCTCGTCGGCAAGCTGCGGCTGACCGGGATGCCGGTCGCGGACATGGTGCGGTACGCGGAACTGGTGCGCGAGGGCGACCACACCTACGCCGAGCGCTTCGCGCTGCTGAAGGCGACCAGGGAGGACGTCCTGGCCAGGATCACCGAACTCCAGGGCACGCTCGCCGTGCTCGACCGGAAGATCAATTTCTACGCGGACGCCGGGCGGGCCCTGGCGTCGGAGAGGTCCCGATGA
- a CDS encoding serine hydrolase domain-containing protein: MSLKSLALIENWPVPAAAAGAVRADGTVLGVHGPAGRRFPLASVTKPLAAYAALVAYEEGAIELDEPAGPPGATVRHLLAHTSGLAFDEHRVTAPPGERRLYSNAGFEQLGEHIAKATEIPFAEYLRQAVLEPLGMTSTTLEGSPAKDGVSTVEDLLRFAAEVQAPRLLDPRTVADAMTVQYPGTKGVLPGYGHQNPNDWGLGFEIRDGKSPHWTGASSSPRAFGHFGQSGTFLWIDPGAGAACVALTDRAFGPWATEAWPAFTDAVLAELRGLPQDIP, encoded by the coding sequence ATGTCCTTGAAGAGCCTCGCGTTGATCGAGAACTGGCCGGTTCCCGCCGCCGCGGCGGGTGCCGTACGGGCGGACGGCACGGTCCTGGGGGTGCACGGCCCGGCCGGACGGCGGTTCCCGCTGGCCTCGGTCACCAAGCCGCTCGCCGCGTACGCGGCCCTGGTCGCCTACGAGGAGGGCGCGATCGAGCTGGACGAGCCCGCCGGGCCGCCCGGCGCGACGGTCCGGCACCTGCTCGCCCACACCTCCGGTCTCGCCTTCGACGAGCACAGGGTCACCGCCCCGCCCGGGGAGCGGCGGCTGTACTCCAACGCCGGTTTCGAGCAGCTCGGCGAACACATCGCGAAGGCGACGGAGATCCCGTTCGCCGAGTACCTGCGGCAGGCGGTGCTGGAGCCGCTGGGTATGACCTCCACCACACTGGAGGGCTCCCCCGCCAAGGACGGGGTCTCCACGGTGGAGGACCTGCTGCGGTTCGCGGCCGAGGTGCAGGCGCCGCGCCTGCTCGACCCGCGCACGGTCGCCGACGCGATGACGGTGCAGTACCCGGGCACCAAGGGCGTGCTGCCCGGCTACGGCCACCAGAACCCCAACGACTGGGGCCTCGGCTTCGAGATCCGCGACGGCAAGTCCCCGCACTGGACGGGTGCGTCGTCCTCGCCCCGCGCGTTCGGGCATTTCGGGCAGTCGGGTACGTTCCTGTGGATCGACCCCGGCGCCGGGGCGGCCTGCGTGGCCCTCACCGACCGTGCGTTCGGCCCCTGGGCGACCGAGGCGTGGCCGGCGTTCACCGACGCGGTCCTCGCCGAACTCCGGGGCCTGCCCCAGGACATCCCCTAA
- a CDS encoding aldo/keto reductase: MTDGTITKVELGTDGPEVGVQGLGCMGMSFAYGPADAGTSRATLERALELGVTLYDTADAYGAGENERFLAPFFQAHRDEIVIATKFALSIPPDDPTRRIVRNDPPYIRQAVEASLERLGVEVIDLYYMHRRDVNVPIEETVGTMAELVREGKVKHLGLSEVTADELRAAHAVHPIAAVQSEWSLFSRDIEAKVVPAARELGVALVPYSPLGRGFLTGSFVHADKELTAGDFRRQQPRFTGANAAANAALLEPVRTVAEAHGATLGQIALAWAQQRAAVHGLPVVPIPGTRRPERVAENAAATRIVLTEDQLALLEPIAGQVAGDRYADMAFTSAGRE; encoded by the coding sequence ATGACGGACGGCACGATCACGAAGGTGGAGCTGGGCACGGACGGTCCCGAGGTGGGCGTCCAGGGCCTGGGCTGCATGGGCATGAGCTTCGCCTACGGACCGGCGGACGCCGGCACATCCCGGGCGACCCTGGAGCGGGCGCTCGAACTCGGTGTCACCCTGTACGACACGGCGGACGCCTACGGGGCGGGGGAGAACGAGCGGTTCCTCGCCCCGTTCTTCCAGGCGCACCGCGACGAGATCGTCATCGCCACCAAGTTCGCCCTGTCGATCCCGCCGGACGACCCGACCCGGCGCATCGTCCGCAACGACCCGCCGTACATCCGCCAGGCCGTCGAGGCCAGCCTCGAGCGCCTCGGCGTCGAGGTGATCGACCTCTACTACATGCACCGGCGGGACGTGAACGTCCCGATCGAGGAGACCGTCGGCACCATGGCGGAGCTGGTGCGCGAGGGCAAGGTCAAGCACCTGGGGCTCAGCGAGGTCACCGCCGACGAGCTGCGGGCCGCGCACGCCGTGCACCCGATCGCCGCCGTGCAGTCGGAGTGGTCGCTGTTCAGCCGGGACATCGAGGCGAAGGTGGTGCCGGCCGCCCGCGAGCTGGGCGTGGCCCTCGTGCCGTACTCGCCCCTCGGCCGGGGCTTTCTGACCGGGTCCTTCGTCCACGCCGACAAGGAGCTGACGGCCGGTGACTTCCGCCGCCAGCAGCCCCGCTTCACCGGTGCCAACGCCGCCGCCAACGCGGCGCTGCTGGAGCCGGTGCGCACCGTGGCCGAGGCCCACGGCGCCACCCTCGGGCAGATAGCGCTGGCCTGGGCGCAGCAGCGGGCGGCGGTGCACGGCCTGCCGGTGGTGCCGATCCCGGGCACCCGCAGGCCGGAGCGGGTGGCGGAGAACGCGGCGGCCACCCGCATCGTCCTGACGGAGGATCAGCTCGCGCTGCTGGAGCCGATCGCCGGCCAGGTGGCCGGGGACCGGTACGCGGACATGGCCTTCACCTCGGCGGGGCGGGAGTGA
- a CDS encoding alpha/beta hydrolase, with amino-acid sequence MTSFDTSPQLFETSPGLNVWRALLALAVVFVMLATTGWTALRTQRAATPLAASVGAWERGRIDGRRLPDARTAPARLARFFASLTEGQRAYLARRYPLAVGNMNGAPVELRYRANRLALGQARRAELERMRDSRLSPAGQREAGRRVHRLESLLTPGRHILAFDPDGSGRVAEVFGDLDRADRVSVVVPGVDTDLLTFQRSARRYAAPAGMAEALYAAERRASPSTRTAVIAWADYTAPSGLGMDAATAMRADAGAVRLNALVRALPGQAPVSLFCHSYGSVVCGRAARALPARVTDITVAGSPGMRAARASQLRTSARVWAMRDADDWIQDVPYLEVGGLGHGADPVSAAFGARVLSARGAEGHSGYFVPGTESLANFAEIGVGSYRSVACAHESGTCHAGLSAATSAGRA; translated from the coding sequence GTGACTTCCTTCGACACCTCCCCGCAACTGTTCGAGACCTCCCCCGGGCTGAACGTGTGGCGTGCGCTGCTCGCCCTGGCGGTCGTGTTCGTGATGCTGGCGACCACCGGCTGGACCGCCCTGCGCACCCAGCGGGCGGCCACGCCGCTGGCCGCCTCGGTCGGCGCCTGGGAGCGCGGCCGGATCGACGGCCGCCGGCTGCCGGACGCGCGGACGGCCCCGGCCCGGCTGGCGCGGTTCTTCGCCTCGCTCACCGAGGGGCAGCGGGCCTACCTCGCCCGCCGCTATCCGCTCGCGGTCGGCAACATGAACGGCGCCCCCGTCGAGCTGCGCTACCGCGCCAACCGCCTCGCGCTCGGCCAGGCCCGCCGGGCCGAGCTGGAGCGGATGCGTGACAGCCGGCTCAGCCCGGCCGGGCAGCGGGAGGCGGGCCGCCGCGTGCACCGCCTGGAGTCGCTGCTGACGCCGGGCCGGCACATCCTCGCCTTCGACCCCGATGGCTCCGGCCGCGTCGCGGAGGTCTTCGGCGACCTCGACCGCGCCGACCGCGTGTCCGTGGTCGTCCCCGGTGTCGACACCGACCTGCTCACCTTCCAGCGCTCCGCGCGCCGGTACGCGGCGCCCGCCGGCATGGCCGAGGCGCTGTACGCGGCCGAGCGCCGGGCGAGCCCCTCGACCCGTACGGCCGTGATCGCCTGGGCCGACTACACCGCGCCCAGCGGGCTGGGCATGGACGCGGCCACCGCGATGCGCGCCGACGCCGGGGCCGTCCGGCTGAACGCGCTGGTGCGCGCCCTGCCGGGGCAGGCGCCCGTCTCGCTGTTCTGCCACAGCTACGGCTCGGTGGTGTGCGGCCGGGCCGCCCGGGCGCTGCCCGCCCGGGTCACCGACATCACGGTGGCCGGCAGCCCCGGCATGCGCGCCGCGCGGGCGTCCCAGTTGCGCACCTCGGCCCGGGTGTGGGCGATGCGGGACGCCGACGACTGGATCCAGGACGTGCCGTATCTGGAAGTCGGCGGGCTGGGCCACGGCGCCGACCCGGTGTCGGCGGCCTTCGGGGCGCGGGTGCTGTCGGCGCGCGGCGCCGAGGGGCACAGCGGCTACTTCGTCCCGGGGACGGAGAGCCTGGCCAACTTCGCCGAGATCGGCGTCGGCTCATACCGTTCGGTGGCCTGCGCCCATGAATCCGGCACATGCCATGCCGGTTTGTCCGCCGCGACCTCGGCCGGACGCGCGTAG
- a CDS encoding pirin family protein, with protein sequence MDVRRADERYPGGEREAGIETWHAFSFGPHYDPANVRFGALIACNEEHLAPGAGFDEHPHRHTEIVTWVVEGELTHRDSTGRETAVRPGDVQRLSAAGGVRHVERNDGAAPLTFVQMWLAPREPDGEPSYEVVRGISDATPYAVPGAGAVLHVRRPAAGERWAVPDGAYVYVHVVRGTVRLDGTELGAGDAARVTDARGVDAVAVTRAELLVWEMS encoded by the coding sequence ATGGACGTACGCCGCGCCGACGAGCGCTACCCGGGAGGCGAGCGGGAAGCCGGCATCGAGACCTGGCACGCCTTCTCCTTCGGCCCCCACTACGACCCCGCCAACGTGCGCTTCGGCGCCCTGATCGCCTGCAACGAGGAGCATCTGGCGCCCGGCGCCGGCTTCGACGAGCACCCGCACCGCCACACCGAGATCGTCACCTGGGTGGTCGAGGGGGAGCTGACCCACCGGGACAGCACCGGGCGCGAGACGGCCGTGCGCCCCGGGGACGTGCAGCGGCTCAGCGCGGCGGGCGGTGTGCGGCACGTCGAACGCAACGACGGGGCCGCGCCCCTGACGTTCGTGCAGATGTGGCTGGCCCCCCGGGAGCCGGACGGCGAGCCGTCCTACGAGGTCGTCCGCGGCATCTCCGACGCCACCCCGTACGCCGTCCCCGGAGCCGGGGCGGTCCTGCACGTGCGCCGGCCGGCCGCGGGGGAGCGGTGGGCGGTGCCGGACGGGGCGTACGTGTACGTGCACGTGGTGCGCGGCACGGTCCGGCTGGACGGCACGGAGCTGGGCGCGGGCGACGCGGCCCGCGTCACGGACGCCCGGGGCGTGGACGCGGTCGCGGTGACGCGGGCCGAACTGCTGGTGTGGGAGATGTCTTAG
- a CDS encoding DUF4429 domain-containing protein, whose protein sequence is MSRMGDVLAGFHATWEFESDSVLIRYERGIRTPKLLQVLGERRIPLRALADVTLTPGRRGTVVLRAEPRPGADPLMEAAAGQLKEACDPYRLVLPAERETLAEYYADELRARLTEEGPAERHLVAAPEPPRQFKAYDGKASFDGTSVFFRWFWTGASSAKWKAGDQTFAVTDLIGVEWRSPEVFEGHLRLLRRDGAASSAQADQDPAAVVFGLGYGPVHESLPFAAAVLAAVRERGPVAAVPVAAVSRRDPADIAERIRHLGELHQAGLVTDEEFSAKKAELLAEL, encoded by the coding sequence ATGAGCCGCATGGGTGACGTACTGGCCGGATTTCATGCCACCTGGGAGTTCGAGTCCGACTCCGTGCTCATCCGTTACGAACGGGGGATACGGACACCGAAGCTGCTGCAGGTGCTGGGGGAACGCCGAATCCCCCTGCGGGCGCTCGCGGACGTCACGCTGACGCCCGGCAGGCGCGGCACCGTGGTGCTGCGCGCCGAGCCGCGACCCGGCGCCGACCCACTGATGGAGGCGGCGGCGGGACAGCTGAAGGAGGCGTGCGACCCCTACCGGCTGGTGCTGCCGGCCGAGCGGGAGACGCTCGCCGAGTACTACGCCGACGAGCTGCGGGCGCGGCTCACCGAGGAGGGCCCGGCCGAGCGTCACCTGGTGGCCGCCCCGGAGCCGCCGCGGCAGTTCAAGGCGTACGACGGGAAGGCGTCCTTCGACGGTACGTCGGTGTTCTTCCGCTGGTTCTGGACGGGCGCCTCGTCGGCGAAGTGGAAGGCCGGTGACCAGACGTTCGCGGTCACCGACCTGATCGGGGTGGAGTGGCGGTCCCCGGAGGTGTTCGAGGGGCATCTGCGGCTGCTGCGGCGTGACGGGGCCGCCTCGTCCGCGCAGGCCGACCAGGATCCGGCGGCCGTGGTGTTCGGGCTCGGCTACGGGCCGGTGCACGAGTCGCTGCCGTTCGCCGCCGCCGTGCTGGCGGCGGTCCGGGAGCGCGGCCCGGTGGCCGCGGTCCCGGTGGCGGCGGTCTCCCGCCGTGACCCCGCCGACATCGCCGAGCGCATCCGTCACCTCGGTGAGCTGCACCAGGCGGGGCTGGTGACGGACGAGGAGTTCTCCGCCAAGAAGGCCGAGCTGCTGGCCGAGCTGTGA
- a CDS encoding TetR family transcriptional regulator — MRERKKRRTRDALLRAALELFTARGYERTTVDDIAEAADVSQRTFFRYFASKEEAAFFVSRLAEARFVDAVRARPAGEPPLEALRQSLAESWASIGEAIEQLVPLELHMRFCQVIETTPALLAAHLRRATELEEEIARVIAEREGLDVDTDPRPRVVVAVFGAVMRVTERIWSARGEATLGALRDLTAAYLDQVEPALTGNWRRGRPPSA, encoded by the coding sequence CTGCGCGAACGCAAGAAGCGGCGCACCCGGGACGCGCTGCTGCGGGCCGCTCTGGAGCTGTTCACCGCGCGGGGGTACGAGCGGACGACCGTCGACGACATCGCCGAGGCCGCCGACGTCTCGCAGCGCACCTTCTTCCGCTATTTCGCCAGCAAGGAGGAGGCCGCGTTCTTCGTGTCGCGGCTCGCGGAGGCGCGCTTCGTCGACGCGGTGCGCGCCCGCCCCGCGGGCGAACCGCCCCTGGAGGCGCTGCGGCAGTCCCTGGCCGAGAGCTGGGCCTCGATCGGAGAGGCCATCGAGCAGCTCGTGCCGCTGGAGCTGCACATGCGCTTCTGTCAGGTGATCGAGACGACGCCCGCCCTGCTCGCCGCCCATCTGCGGCGCGCGACGGAGCTGGAGGAGGAGATCGCGCGGGTGATCGCCGAACGGGAGGGCCTGGACGTGGACACCGACCCGCGTCCGCGCGTGGTGGTGGCCGTCTTCGGCGCGGTGATGCGGGTCACCGAACGGATCTGGTCCGCGAGGGGCGAGGCCACCCTCGGGGCCCTGCGCGATCTGACGGCGGCCTATCTCGACCAGGTGGAACCCGCGCTGACCGGGAACTGGCGGAGGGGCCGACCCCCTTCGGCGTGA